A single region of the Anguilla anguilla isolate fAngAng1 chromosome 17, fAngAng1.pri, whole genome shotgun sequence genome encodes:
- the LOC118217234 gene encoding phosphomannomutase 1-like isoform X3 has translation MEKKEESCLPANRNILCLFDVDGTLTPPREKIDPQLDAFFQSLRRKVKIGVVGGSDYSKIAEQLGEGDEVIHKFDYVFAENGTVQYKDGKLISKQAIQNELGEELLQDLINFCLRYMGLIKLPKKRGTFIEFRNGMLNISPIGRSCTLEERIEFSEIDKREKIREKFVAALQEEFAGKGLRFTRGEGSDQFRCVPRRLGQAFVPGSAGGGQAGGHLLFWK, from the exons atggagaaaaagGAGGAAAGTTGTCTTCCCGcgaacagaaatattttgtgtctgtttgaCGTGGACGGAACGCTAACTCCTCCCCGAGAG AAGATCGACCCACAGCTGGACGCCTTTTTCCAGTCCCTGCGTAGGAAGGTGAAGATcggagtggtgggggggtccGACTACTCTAAGATAGCGGAACAGCTGGGGGAGGGCGATGAAG TTATTCACAAGTTTGACTACGTGTTTGCGGAGAACGGTACCGTGCAGTATAAGGACGGGAAACTCATCTCCAAACAG GCAATTCAGAACGAGCTGGGGGAAGAGCTACTGCAGGACCTTATCAACTTCTGCCTCAGGTACATGGGGCTCATCAAACTGCCCAAAAAAAG GGGCACGTTCATTGAATTTCGGAACGGCATGCTCAACATCTCTCCCATTGGTCGGAGCTGCACGCTTGAAGAGCGAATAGAATTCTCTGAAATTGACAAG AGGGAGAAGATTCGGGAGAAGTTTGTAGCTGCTCTACAGGAAGAATTTGCGGGGAAGGGCCTGAGGTTCACCaggggtga GGGGTCTGATCAGTTTCGATGTGTTCCCCGAAGGCTGGGACAAGCGTTTGTGCCTGGAAGTGCTGGAGGGGGACAGGCTGGAGGCCATCTACTTTTTTGGAAATGA
- the LOC118217234 gene encoding phosphomannomutase 1-like isoform X2: protein MEKKEESCLPANRNILCLFDVDGTLTPPREKIDPQLDAFFQSLRRKVKIGVVGGSDYSKIAEQLGEGDEVIHKFDYVFAENGTVQYKDGKLISKQAIQNELGEELLQDLINFCLRGTFIEFRNGMLNISPIGRSCTLEERIEFSEIDKREKIREKFVAALQEEFAGKGLRFTRGGLISFDVFPEGWDKRLCLEVLEGDRLEAIYFFGNETSCGGNDYEIFNDPRTIGFTVYSPTDTARLCRDLFFCTPPKEC from the exons atggagaaaaagGAGGAAAGTTGTCTTCCCGcgaacagaaatattttgtgtctgtttgaCGTGGACGGAACGCTAACTCCTCCCCGAGAG AAGATCGACCCACAGCTGGACGCCTTTTTCCAGTCCCTGCGTAGGAAGGTGAAGATcggagtggtgggggggtccGACTACTCTAAGATAGCGGAACAGCTGGGGGAGGGCGATGAAG TTATTCACAAGTTTGACTACGTGTTTGCGGAGAACGGTACCGTGCAGTATAAGGACGGGAAACTCATCTCCAAACAG GCAATTCAGAACGAGCTGGGGGAAGAGCTACTGCAGGACCTTATCAACTTCTGCCTCAG GGGCACGTTCATTGAATTTCGGAACGGCATGCTCAACATCTCTCCCATTGGTCGGAGCTGCACGCTTGAAGAGCGAATAGAATTCTCTGAAATTGACAAG AGGGAGAAGATTCGGGAGAAGTTTGTAGCTGCTCTACAGGAAGAATTTGCGGGGAAGGGCCTGAGGTTCACCaggg GGGGTCTGATCAGTTTCGATGTGTTCCCCGAAGGCTGGGACAAGCGTTTGTGCCTGGAAGTGCTGGAGGGGGACAGGCTGGAGGCCATCTACTTTTTTGGAAATGAGACATCGTGT GGGGGAAATGACTATGAGATTTTCAATGACCCACGGACCATCGGCTTCACTGTCTATTCTCCCACTGACACGGCCAGACTCTGCAGGGACCTGTTCTTCTGTACTCCTCCCAAAGAGTGCTGA
- the LOC118217234 gene encoding phosphomannomutase 1-like isoform X1: MEKKEESCLPANRNILCLFDVDGTLTPPREKIDPQLDAFFQSLRRKVKIGVVGGSDYSKIAEQLGEGDEVIHKFDYVFAENGTVQYKDGKLISKQAIQNELGEELLQDLINFCLRYMGLIKLPKKRGTFIEFRNGMLNISPIGRSCTLEERIEFSEIDKREKIREKFVAALQEEFAGKGLRFTRGGLISFDVFPEGWDKRLCLEVLEGDRLEAIYFFGNETSCGGNDYEIFNDPRTIGFTVYSPTDTARLCRDLFFCTPPKEC; this comes from the exons atggagaaaaagGAGGAAAGTTGTCTTCCCGcgaacagaaatattttgtgtctgtttgaCGTGGACGGAACGCTAACTCCTCCCCGAGAG AAGATCGACCCACAGCTGGACGCCTTTTTCCAGTCCCTGCGTAGGAAGGTGAAGATcggagtggtgggggggtccGACTACTCTAAGATAGCGGAACAGCTGGGGGAGGGCGATGAAG TTATTCACAAGTTTGACTACGTGTTTGCGGAGAACGGTACCGTGCAGTATAAGGACGGGAAACTCATCTCCAAACAG GCAATTCAGAACGAGCTGGGGGAAGAGCTACTGCAGGACCTTATCAACTTCTGCCTCAGGTACATGGGGCTCATCAAACTGCCCAAAAAAAG GGGCACGTTCATTGAATTTCGGAACGGCATGCTCAACATCTCTCCCATTGGTCGGAGCTGCACGCTTGAAGAGCGAATAGAATTCTCTGAAATTGACAAG AGGGAGAAGATTCGGGAGAAGTTTGTAGCTGCTCTACAGGAAGAATTTGCGGGGAAGGGCCTGAGGTTCACCaggg GGGGTCTGATCAGTTTCGATGTGTTCCCCGAAGGCTGGGACAAGCGTTTGTGCCTGGAAGTGCTGGAGGGGGACAGGCTGGAGGCCATCTACTTTTTTGGAAATGAGACATCGTGT GGGGGAAATGACTATGAGATTTTCAATGACCCACGGACCATCGGCTTCACTGTCTATTCTCCCACTGACACGGCCAGACTCTGCAGGGACCTGTTCTTCTGTACTCCTCCCAAAGAGTGCTGA
- the LOC118217236 gene encoding cold shock domain-containing protein C2-like: MEEPSVSPTPEPRLQSPRSGSFSFPFPREGSHVWEKGPHHLLGDLPSPLPTKRTRTYSATARAISGPVFKGVCKNFCRSQGHGFIRPSNGGEDIFVHISDIEGEYVPVEGDEVTYKVCPIPPKNLKMQAVEVIITHLNPGTKHETWSGEIMRS; encoded by the exons ATGGAAGAACCGAGCGTGTCCCCCACCCCCGAGCCCCGGCTGCAGTCCCCCCGCAGTGgctccttctccttccccttCCCGAGGGAGGGCAGCCACGTGTGGGAGAAGGGCCCCCACCACCTGCTCGGCGATCTGCCCAGCCCCCTACCCACCAAGCGCACACGCACCTACTCTGC CACAGCCAGGGCCATTTCAGGACCTGTTTTCAAGGGCGTCTGCAAAAACTTCTGTAGGTCGCAGGGTCATGGCTTCATCCGGCCGTCCAATGGCGGAGAGGACATCTTCGTCCACATCTCCGA CATTGAGGGGGAGTATGTGCCTGTGGAAGGGGATGAGGTCACCTACAAGGTTTGCCCCATACCTCCCAAGAACCTGAAGATGCAGGCTGTGGAGGTGATCATCACTCATCTGAACCCAGGGACGAAGCATGAGACCTGGTCTGGAGAGATAATGCGCTCCTAG